Within the Methanobacterium sp. genome, the region CCATTTTTACTTATGATACAATCAGATCTAGTTTATACAACCATGCTTAGTTAAGATATTAATTATGTCCTTAACTTCATTAGAATTGAGAATTTTCCTTTGATGGGATATGTAATGAACGAGATCTTCAGGGTAAACAATTTCATAAGTCTTTATATCATTTTTAAAGATTAAGTTATGGTTTATTGGAGATATTACTGGAAAAATCGCCTTCTTATATAATTTTTTTCCCAGTTTAGGTTTTAGAAAATCATTCAATTTTGATGATTGTAATTTCACCTGTTTTGCAGGGTTTAACCCGGATACTCTTCCAGATGTATGGTACCAGCAGTCCTCATCAGGGATATAGGTTGGTTTATAATTTTTAGTTTCAATAACGAAGATTCCAGTGGGCCCCACTACCACATGGTCAATATCACCACCCAAATTTGGTATTTTAACATCCCGAATAGCAGTGTATTTTTTAGGTAATTTCTTAAGTTTTTTAGCCACGATCTTCTCACCCTTCGCACCCTTACTCCATATTCTGCGTTTAGACCATCCATATTTAGATATAATTAGTCCTATGACGACCAGTAAGGCAAGTAGGGATAATTGGAATAATCCTAATATCTCAATGAAGAGAATAAATCCTGAGATCCAGATTAATAGGATAACCCCTGAGATCCCAATTAATAGAATAATCACTCCCAATAAGGTTATTTTAGTGTAATAGGATACCCTGGATTTAACATGTGATTTCTGTTTAGAAATGTTCACCACTCCGTAGTTTCTATTAAGATTTATTATAAACCTATTTTTTTAACTATTAAGTTTTATATAAAGGTTTTTAAGAGTTAAATTAAGGGGAGTATTGTAATTCCTTAAAAAAGAGTTAATTTTTTATTTATTTTAGATTTAAATATAAATTATTTAAAAAAAAGAAAAAAAAGAAAAGGGGTTTATTTTATTCGACGTGGTAGGATGATACCTCCCAGTACCATTAATCCGGCGAGGATTAGTGGTAAGATTGGTTGTCCTGTTTCCTGCATACCGATGGTTTTAGTGGTGGCAGCGCTCGCTACTGTTGGGTTGATGGTCATTCCCAGGGTTAGAAGTTCACTGTCCAGACTGGCGGTTAGCCAGGCAAAACCTGCACCTTCATCTGCCCGTAGGATGGCCAGGGCTATGCCATTAACCAGTGGCACAGACACGGATTTACTGCCCACGTTTCCCAGATTAGTGGTGAAAGTCACCATGGTATTATCTGGGATATGGCCATTGATTGGGTCGTGGAAGTTACCCTGGTTGTCGTAACGCAGATCTGCAGTTAAAGTGGAAGTGCTGCCTGCAGTGGTGCTGGCCGGGCTGGCGGTGAATCTCATGACCATCCAGGGGTCATATGATACCTGTTCACCAACAATTCTTCCCCTCAGGTAGGGGTCACTGTTGGATCCCCACCAGTTATACTGGGCGTTGTACTGACTGCCTTCACCAGCGGCAAATAGTCCGAGTTGGCTCTCTTCTATGGAGTTATAGAGGTCTTCCGGTGAGTTTTCAACGATACGGTTGAAGTTCACCTGGAAGGTTCCACCATCATTGTAGATTCCTCCACCCTGCCCATCCCCAGCACCTATAATGGCCTGGTTTCCTTTGATTGTGCTACCGGTGACTGTTAACTGGTTCTGGTTGTAGATCGCTCCACCTTTCCAGTTGGAATATCGGTTCCTTCTTCATCGGCCTGGGCTATGTTGTTTTCCAGGAGGGAATTGGTAATGGTTACTATTCCCCCGTAGTTTCCAATAGCTCCAGCTGAACCTCCAATGGTTTCTACTTGTGCCAGGTTGTTGGTGAAGGTACTGCCAGTTATGGAGAGATTGGTTACAGTATCTCCAATGGCCACGTTACCAATGGCACCAGCGAGTCCACCTATATTTGTTGAAAGGGCCTGGTTCTCGTGGAAGTCACAGTTTACTATGGTCATTGTTGTTTCGGGGTGTATGGCCTCTTCAAAGAGTCCGAAACCACCCAGTCCCAGGTTCAGTATTGCTCCTGCTGCTCCTCCCATTTCTTCGGCCTGGGCAACATTTCCAGAGAAGATGCTACCAGTTAGGGTAACATTTCCTCCCAGATTAGCAATTGCACCAGCCACTCCACCAATATCTTCAGTGACCTGAGCCAGGTTGTTGTTGAAGCTGCTGCTAGTTACAGAGAGATTGGTTACTGCATCTCCAACTGCCAGGTTAGCAATGGCACCGGCTATTCCACCCATAGTGGTGGCCAGGGCCTGGTTGGAGTCGAAGTCGCAGTTATCGATTACCAGGTTGGTTTCTGCGTTTTCAATGCTGTCCATTAACCCCACATCACCAAATGGAATAATATCCTCAGAGGATAGTTCTTCGAATAATGTGAAGTCTATTCCCAGGTTTAATATTGCTCCGGCTACTCCTCCAATTTCTGCAGCATGGGCTATATTTCCGGAGAAGTTGGTGTCAGTTAAGGTGACATTTCCCATGATATTGGCGATGGCACCAGCCACACCTCCAATATTTTCAGTGACCAATGCCTGGTTGTTGGTGAAGGTGCTGCCAGTTATGGATAGGTTGCTGTAAATGTTTCCAATGGCTCCGGCTATTCCACCCATTGTGGTGGCCTGGGCCTGGTTGGAGTAGAAGTCGCAGTTTACTATGTCCATATAGGTGTCGGTGGGTGTTACATCATCAATGACTTCGATGCCTCCACTTATAATTTCAGTATAGGCAAGACCTATACCGAGGTTTAGTATGGCACCTGCTGCTCCTCCAATTTCTTCACCCTGGGCCATGTTTCCGGAGAAGGTGTTATCAGTTAAGGTGACATTTCCTCCGATGTTGGCGATGGCACCAGCAACTCCTCCCATTTCCTCGGCCTGGGCCAGGTTACCGGTGAAGATGGTGTCGGTTATGGTTAGGATTCCAGCAATATTGGTTATTGCTCCTCCGATTCCACCTTCCAGGTCACAGTATGCTGTGTTCTCGGTGAATGAGCTGGATGTGATGTTGAAGGTTCCTTCCTGGTTGAGGATGGCTCCCCCAATACCCCCGTCTTCGGCGGCCAGGGCCTGGTTACCTTCAAATTGGCAGTCCTCGATGTTTACTATTCCACCAGGGTGACTGTATATGGCTCCTCCCAGGGCGTTGTCTCCCAGGGATTGGGCCAGGTTATCAAAAAAGTCAGTGTTTACCAGGGTGATTACCCCGTTGTTGTGGTTGTATATGGCTCCTCCGTTTCCTCCCTGGTCATCTGCCTGGGCACTGTTTCTGTTAAATACAGTGCCAGTGATGTCCAAACTATTTAGGTTGTAGATTGCACCTCCCGCAGCACTGTCTGTGGCGGAGATAACTTTGTTGTCGTTGAACTGGCTGTTGGTAATGGTGGTTATGCCCCGATCATACAGGGCTCCACCCCAGCCTCCACTGTCAAGGGTTTCCACGCTGTTATTAGTAAGCAGGGAATTCTGGATATTCAGTCGTCCCTCCTGATTGTAGATACCTCCACCCCATCCCCCGGTAAGGGCCTGGACTGTGTTATCTTTTATGGTACAGTCGTTGATGGTGGTGGTTCCAGATGATTTATAAATACCGGCACCGGCATCACTGGTCAGTCCATTCTGGATGGTGAAGTGTGCTATCAGGAAATTCACTGCATCGATGTTTATAACCCGGTCACTACCAGTTCCATCGATGATAGTGGTGTCCCGGTTTTCACCTATGAGGTTCAGGCTCCGTGTGATCTGCAGGTTTTCATTGTAGGTTCCACTGGCCACATTCACGGTACCATCCGAGTCTACTTCATCAGATGCGTTTTGAATGGTGGCCTTGGGACCGATTGTTCCACCCTGGTAGGTGGCACTGGTCCCATCCCAGTCATCGTTACCAGTGTCATTGTTAACGTACAGGGTACTGGCTGCAGATGAAGTATCCATGGTGCTCATGGAAACTACAAAAAGAAGGATAAAGAGAGAAAGAATGAGGATAAATTGATTGTTACTAGTTCTTGATTTGGTTTTCATTATTTTCACCTCCCTTTACAATGGTTTATTTAATATAGCTAGGGAATATCC harbors:
- a CDS encoding nuclease-related domain-containing protein gives rise to the protein MNISKQKSHVKSRVSYYTKITLLGVIILLIGISGVILLIWISGFILFIEILGLFQLSLLALLVVIGLIISKYGWSKRRIWSKGAKGEKIVAKKLKKLPKKYTAIRDVKIPNLGGDIDHVVVGPTGIFVIETKNYKPTYIPDEDCWYHTSGRVSGLNPAKQVKLQSSKLNDFLKPKLGKKLYKKAIFPVISPINHNLIFKNDIKTYEIVYPEDLVHYISHQRKILNSNEVKDIINILTKHGCIN